Proteins encoded in a region of the Balaenoptera musculus isolate JJ_BM4_2016_0621 chromosome 5, mBalMus1.pri.v3, whole genome shotgun sequence genome:
- the LOC118895777 gene encoding LOW QUALITY PROTEIN: UTP--glucose-1-phosphate uridylyltransferase-like (The sequence of the model RefSeq protein was modified relative to this genomic sequence to represent the inferred CDS: deleted 1 base in 1 codon) — DTENMDEDTKKILQKYNHCHVKIYTFNQSRYLRINKESLLPKAKNVSFSGENTEAWYPPSHGDIYASFYNSGFLDTFIGEGKEYIFVSNIDNLGAKVDLYILNHLTKPPNGKPCEFVMEVTNKTRADVKGGTLTQYEGKLRLVEIAQVPKAHVNEFKSVLKFKICNTNNLWISLAAVKRLQEQNAIDMEIIVNPKTLDGGLNVIQLETAVEAAIKSSENSLGINVPRSRFLPVKTTSDLLLVMSNLYGLNAGSLTMSEKLEFPTVPLVKLGSPFMKVQDYLRRFESIPDMLELDHLTVSGDVTFGKNVSLKGTVIIIANHGDRIDIPPGAVLENKIVSGNLRILDQ; from the exons gatacagaaaacatggatgaagataca aaaaaaatactacagaagTATAATCACTGTCATGTGAAAATCTACACTTTTAATCAAAGCAGGTACCTGAGGATTAATAAAGAATCTTTACTACCTAAAGCAAAGAATGTATCGTTCTCAGGGGAAAATACAGAAGCCTGGTACCCTCCGAGTCATGGAGATATTTACGCCAGTTTCTACAACTCTGGTTTCCTCGATACCTTTATAGGAGAAGGCaaagagtatatttttgtgtCCAACATAGATAATCTGGGTGCCAAAGTGGATCTTTATATTCTTAATCATCTAACGAAACCACCCAATGGAAAACCTTGTGAATTTGTCATGGAAGTCACAAATAAAACACGTGCAGATGTAAAGGGTGGGACACTCACTCAGTATGAAGGCAAATTGAGACTGGTGGAAATTGCTCAAGTGCCAAAAGCACATGTTAATGAGTTCAAATctgtattaaaattcaaaatatgtaataCAAACAACCTATGGATCTCTCTGGCAGCAGTTAAAAGACTGCAGGAGCAGAATGCTATTGACATGGAAATCATTGTAAATCCAAAGACTTTGGATGGAGGCCTGAATGTCATTCAGTTGGAAACTGCAGTAGAGGCTGCCATTAAAAGTTCTGAGAACTCTCTAGGTATTAATGTTCCTAGGAGCCGTTTTCTGCCTGTCAAAACCACATCAGATCTCTTGCTTGTGATGTCAAACCTTTATGGCCTTAATGCAGGATCTCTGACAATGAGTGAAAAGTTGGAATTTCCTACAGTGCCCTTGGTTAAATTAGGCAGTCCTTTTATGAAGGTTCAGGATTATCTAAGGAGATTTGAAAGTATACCAGATATGCTTGAATTGGATCACCTCACAGTTTCAGGAGATGTAACATTTGGCAAGAATGTTTCATTAAAGGGAACGGTTATCATTATCGCAAATCATGGTGACCGAATTGACATCCCACCTGGAGCAGTATTAGAGAACAAGATTGTATCTGGGAACCTTCGTATCTTGGAccaatga